The proteins below are encoded in one region of Triticum aestivum cultivar Chinese Spring unplaced genomic scaffold, IWGSC CS RefSeq v2.1 scaffold83764, whole genome shotgun sequence:
- the LOC123178469 gene encoding ATP synthase subunit a, chloroplastic, whose protein sequence is MNIIPCSIKTLKGLYDISGVEVGQHFYWQIGGFQIHAQVLITSWVVITILLGSVVIAVRNPQTIPTDGQNFFEYVLEFIRDLSKTQIGEEYGPWVPFIGTMFLFIFVSNWSGALLPWKIIELPHGELAAPTNDINTTVALALLTSAAYFYAGLSKKGLSYFEKYIKPTPILLPINILEDFTKPLSLSFRLFGNILADELVVVVLVSLVPLVIPIPVMFLGLFTSGIQALIFATLAAAYIGESMEGHH, encoded by the coding sequence TAGAAGTAGGCCAACACTTCTATTGGCAAATAGGAGGTTTCCAAATTCATGCCCAAGTACTCATCACTTCTTGGGTCGTAATTACTATCTTGCTAGGTTCAGTTGTCATAGCTGTTCGGAATCCACAAACCATCCCGACCGACGGTCAGAATTTTTTTGAATATGTCCTTGAGTTTATTCGAGACTTGAGCAAAACTCAGATTGGAGAAGAATATGGTCCCTGGGTTCCCTTTATTGGAACTatgttcctttttatttttgtttcgaaTTGGTCGGGTGCTCTTTTACCTTGGAAAATTATAGAGTTACCCCATGGGGAATTAGCAGCGCCTACGAATGATATAAATACTACTGTTGCTTTAGCTTTACTCACGTCAGCGGCATATTTTTATGCTGGTCTTAGCAAAAAAGGATTGAGCTATTTCGAGAAATATATTAAACCAACTCCAATCCTTTTACCAATTAACATCCTAGAAGATTTCACAAAACCATTATCGCTTAGCTTTCGACTTTTCGGGAATATATTGGCGGATGAATTAGTCGTTGTTGTTCTTGTTTCTTTAGTCCCCTTAGTAATCCCTATACCGGTCATGTTTCTTGGATTATTTACAAGCGGTATTCAAGCTCTTATTTTTGCAACATTAGCCGCAGCCTATATAGGTGAATCCATGGAGGGTCATCATTGA